A genomic segment from Frateuria edaphi encodes:
- a CDS encoding prepilin peptidase, whose amino-acid sequence MLELPLWLWLVFAGVLGLLVGSFLNVVILRLPARLEAQWRREAQEELALEVADQPLPPGIVREASHCPHCKHPLSAGDNIPLFGWLLLRGRCRYCREPISIQYPLVECLSGVLSMLVVWKFGPGWSALAGLVFTWILIAAAGIDFRTQLLPDQLTLPLLWLGLLLSLLPMFVLPGSAILGAALGYLSLWSVYWLFKLLTGKEGMGYGDFKLLAALGAWMGPGALLPVVLLSSLVGAVVGGLLIALRKHGREMPMPFGPFIAMAGWIWFVAGEPLLQGYLHLTGLR is encoded by the coding sequence CGTGCTCGGCCTGCTGGTGGGCAGCTTCCTCAACGTGGTGATCCTGCGCCTGCCCGCGCGGCTGGAAGCCCAGTGGCGACGCGAGGCGCAGGAAGAGCTGGCGCTGGAAGTCGCGGACCAACCGCTGCCGCCAGGTATCGTGCGCGAAGCCTCGCACTGTCCGCACTGCAAGCATCCGTTGTCGGCGGGGGACAACATTCCGCTGTTCGGCTGGTTGCTGCTGCGCGGGCGCTGCCGCTATTGCCGGGAACCGATATCCATCCAGTATCCGCTGGTGGAATGCCTTTCCGGCGTGCTGAGCATGCTGGTGGTGTGGAAGTTCGGGCCCGGCTGGTCGGCGCTGGCGGGGCTGGTGTTCACCTGGATACTGATCGCCGCCGCAGGCATCGACTTCCGCACCCAGCTGCTCCCCGACCAGCTCACCCTCCCGCTGCTGTGGCTCGGCCTGCTGCTGTCGTTGCTGCCGATGTTCGTGCTGCCGGGATCGGCCATCCTTGGCGCGGCACTGGGGTACTTGAGCCTTTGGAGCGTGTACTGGCTGTTCAAGCTGCTTACCGGCAAGGAAGGCATGGGCTACGGCGATTTCAAGCTGCTGGCTGCACTGGGCGCATGGATGGGACCGGGTGCACTGCTGCCGGTAGTGCTGCTCTCGTCGCTGGTTGGCGCGGTGGTGGGCGGCCTGTTGATCGCCCTGCGCAAGCACGGCCGCGAGATGCCGATGCCCTTCGGCCCGTTCATCGCGATGGCCGGCTGGATCTGGTTCGTTGCCGGCGAGCCGCTGCTGCAGGGCTACCTGCATCTGACCGGGTTGCGGTGA